A part of Candidatus Saccharibacteria bacterium genomic DNA contains:
- the secE gene encoding preprotein translocase subunit SecE — translation MAKANNTKDTTKITRISANDSGSKSKKTVKAPKSKPDSKHKSEQATGRRPVLTQLPVKNPLSPITRYVKGAWYELRQVRWPDRRSTWGMTGALIAFTVFFLVVIILLDAGFQQLFKLIIGK, via the coding sequence GTGGCAAAAGCTAACAACACAAAAGACACTACCAAGATCACTCGCATCTCTGCAAATGACTCCGGTTCGAAGTCAAAAAAAACCGTCAAAGCGCCAAAATCCAAGCCAGACTCTAAGCACAAGAGCGAGCAGGCAACAGGCAGAAGGCCTGTTTTGACACAGCTGCCCGTGAAAAATCCGCTCAGCCCAATTACTCGCTATGTTAAAGGAGCGTGGTACGAGCTTCGTCAAGTCCGCTGGCCGGACAGGCGTAGTACCTGGGGTATGACCGGCGCGCTGATCGCCTTTACCGTATTCTTCTTGGTCGTTATCATACTGCTTGACGCAGGGTTCCAACAATTATTTAAGCTAATCATAGGGAAGTAA
- the nusG gene encoding transcription termination/antitermination factor NusG, whose product MAQKNRYDSTRQWYAIHTYSGYEEKVADSIKTRIQAVDMADKIFDAMVPKEKQIQIKNGKRKVVEAKIFQGYVLVEMKLTDETWYIVRNTPGVTGFVGSGTEPTPVSDGEIAKIKKRMGVEDPKHQIDFQPGEVVNITDGPFKGFDGAVSEIDTAKGKLKVMVSMFGRDTPVELDALQVKKV is encoded by the coding sequence ATGGCACAGAAAAATCGTTACGACAGTACCCGTCAGTGGTACGCAATCCACACTTACAGCGGCTACGAAGAAAAAGTTGCCGATAGTATAAAAACTCGCATTCAGGCAGTTGATATGGCCGACAAGATCTTTGACGCCATGGTGCCAAAGGAAAAGCAAATACAGATCAAAAACGGCAAGCGCAAGGTTGTCGAAGCAAAGATTTTCCAAGGCTATGTTCTGGTAGAAATGAAGCTTACGGACGAAACATGGTATATTGTACGAAACACCCCAGGCGTCACCGGTTTTGTGGGTAGTGGCACCGAGCCAACACCTGTGAGCGATGGTGAGATCGCCAAAATCAAGAAACGTATGGGCGTCGAAGACCCCAAGCATCAGATTGATTTCCAGCCAGGAGAAGTTGTCAATATCACCGACGGTCCATTCAAGGGCTTTGATGGCGCGGTGAGCGAAATTGATACCGCCAAGGGCAAGCTAAAGGTGATGGTCAGCATGTTTGGCCGTGATACCCCTGTTGAGCTCGACGCGTTGCAGGTCAAAAAAGTATAG